From Bacteroidales bacterium, a single genomic window includes:
- the moaC gene encoding cyclic pyranopterin monophosphate synthase MoaC — protein sequence MENQLSHIDEAGKASMVDVAHKPDQVRTATATGFIRLAPETVELIRQNQMKKGDVLTIAEIAGIQGGKRTSELIPLCHPLAITKIDIKTELKKDGVAVTAFAKCTGKTGIEMEALTAVSIALLTIYDMCKAVDKQMVISDIRLIEKTKA from the coding sequence ATGGAAAACCAACTTTCGCATATCGACGAAGCCGGCAAAGCCAGCATGGTGGATGTGGCTCATAAGCCCGACCAGGTGCGCACTGCAACCGCCACCGGGTTCATCCGTCTTGCCCCGGAAACCGTCGAACTGATCCGGCAGAACCAGATGAAAAAAGGAGATGTACTCACAATAGCTGAAATTGCCGGAATACAGGGCGGAAAGCGCACCAGTGAACTCATCCCCCTTTGCCACCCCCTGGCCATAACCAAAATAGACATTAAAACCGAACTTAAAAAAGACGGCGTCGCTGTAACAGCTTTTGCCAAATGCACCGGTAAAACCGGAATCGAAATGGAAGCCCTCACGGCTGTTAGCATCGCCCTGCTCACTATTTACGATATGTGCAAAGCAGTGGACAAGCAGATGGTCATTTCAGACATTAGACTGATCGAAAAAACCAAAGCCTGA
- a CDS encoding radical SAM protein: protein MYDKFRRKINYLRISVTDKCNLRCTYCMPAEGIKLLRHEDILNFDEIVELTKTAVALGVDKVRITGGEPLVRKGIIDLVRMIGEIEGIKDFAMTTNGTLLSKFANDLVKSGLQRVNISLDTLDPERYLQITRFGNIEDVFAGIEAAKVAGLLPIKINCVVKESSDEPDAIAIKEFCKKNDLKVRFIKEMNLETGNFSVVEGGDGGNCALCNRLRLTSDGKILPCLFSDLGYDVRELGAELALRLAIVDKPESGTVNHLKQFSNIGG from the coding sequence ATGTACGACAAATTTAGGCGAAAGATAAACTACCTGCGCATTTCGGTCACCGACAAATGTAACCTGAGATGTACCTATTGCATGCCGGCTGAAGGGATCAAACTATTGCGCCATGAGGACATCCTGAATTTCGATGAGATTGTCGAATTGACTAAAACCGCCGTTGCGCTTGGCGTTGACAAAGTCAGGATTACCGGTGGAGAACCCCTGGTGCGAAAAGGGATTATTGACCTGGTGCGGATGATTGGTGAAATAGAGGGAATTAAAGATTTTGCCATGACAACCAACGGTACATTGCTTTCCAAATTTGCCAACGACCTTGTAAAATCCGGTCTGCAAAGGGTAAACATCAGTCTAGATACACTCGACCCCGAAAGATACCTGCAAATCACCCGTTTTGGGAATATTGAAGATGTCTTTGCAGGAATTGAAGCAGCAAAAGTTGCCGGTCTATTACCTATCAAGATCAACTGTGTGGTTAAAGAGTCGTCGGATGAACCGGATGCAATAGCCATTAAAGAATTCTGCAAAAAAAATGATTTGAAAGTCCGGTTTATTAAAGAGATGAATCTCGAAACCGGAAATTTCAGTGTTGTGGAAGGTGGCGATGGCGGCAATTGTGCGCTCTGCAACCGGCTCAGGCTGACCTCCGACGGGAAAATTTTACCCTGCCTTTTCAGCGATCTTGGTTATGATGTCCGCGAACTTGGCGCAGAACTGGCACTGCGCCTGGCCATAGTGGATAAACCTGAATCTGGAACTGTGAACCATTTGAAACAATTCAGCAATATTGGCGGTTAA
- a CDS encoding tetratricopeptide repeat protein, with the protein MTFIRKIALILIIASPQLLWSQLNVEHFMNKGMRELVDEKYTEAIQTFNILIRARPDLSEPHILRGRAKLSLGDLKGAEFDFTRAIMLDSYNPEAYYYRGVVNSNLYDYHSALDDFRKSLERRPNNPNVLFSRGMTKIRMKDYAGAINDFDTLILFRPDIEQAYLNRAIAKGLNGDFDAAIKDCNQAIRMNIYFVDAFIRRGLFRKEAGQLDEAVLDFDQAIKLDEKNPLTYFYRGALLINKGDTAAALRDFDKVLKIDPFNDLTYYNRALIKASREDYRGALNDFDQVLKINPNNVFTWYNRAWVNTKLEDYDAAIRDFSGAIDLFPDFAAAYMGRASAKQELKDLKGANEDYELAMAIIDAVNDGDDFGSINEFYKADSTYLKRIIEFEADFNAFNPEDGRIQHQRVLIELRPNIMILYYDTKKLMADQQRTGYNYKPINTFRYNDETYSLGITPGNVNLNPRDAQRISNRVDSIMYFNPFDADNYFIKGTLNWMILNYSEALTAFDRVIELMPDYAEAFFNRANVRFEFIEHQYSLDQTDPTIILLMDGSTVTQTEREQEIPDFGPVLEDYNRVIELNPGMSFAYYNRGNIKNRMRDFDGAIKDYTIATALNPEFAEAFYNRALTLIYQKQNHEACFDLSKAGELGIPEAYNVIKRYCKD; encoded by the coding sequence TTGACTTTCATTAGAAAAATAGCACTGATCCTCATCATTGCATCGCCCCAGCTGCTTTGGTCACAGCTTAATGTTGAGCATTTCATGAATAAAGGGATGCGGGAATTGGTTGATGAAAAATATACTGAAGCCATCCAAACATTCAACATCTTAATCCGCGCGCGGCCTGACCTTTCCGAACCCCACATTCTCCGCGGACGTGCAAAACTTTCGCTGGGCGATCTGAAAGGCGCCGAATTTGATTTTACCCGCGCCATTATGCTCGATAGCTACAACCCGGAAGCCTATTACTACAGAGGTGTAGTGAATTCGAACCTATACGACTACCACAGCGCCCTCGATGATTTTCGCAAATCGCTCGAACGAAGGCCAAATAATCCAAATGTGCTCTTTAGCCGCGGCATGACGAAAATCAGGATGAAAGATTATGCAGGGGCAATCAATGATTTTGATACCCTTATCTTATTCCGCCCCGACATCGAGCAGGCTTACCTCAACCGGGCCATCGCCAAAGGGTTGAATGGCGATTTTGATGCTGCCATTAAAGATTGTAACCAGGCCATCAGGATGAACATCTATTTTGTGGATGCTTTTATCCGGCGTGGGCTTTTCCGCAAAGAAGCCGGACAATTGGATGAGGCTGTTCTGGATTTTGACCAGGCCATCAAACTGGATGAAAAAAATCCACTGACCTATTTTTATCGTGGTGCATTACTTATCAATAAAGGAGATACTGCAGCTGCGCTCCGCGATTTTGATAAAGTACTGAAGATTGATCCGTTCAACGACCTGACTTATTACAACAGGGCGCTGATCAAAGCCAGCAGGGAAGACTACCGGGGGGCGCTCAATGACTTTGATCAGGTGCTGAAAATTAACCCCAATAACGTCTTTACCTGGTACAACAGGGCATGGGTGAATACTAAACTGGAAGACTACGATGCAGCCATCCGGGATTTCTCCGGAGCCATAGATCTTTTCCCCGATTTCGCGGCAGCGTATATGGGAAGAGCCTCTGCAAAGCAGGAACTCAAAGACCTGAAAGGGGCAAATGAGGATTACGAGTTGGCCATGGCTATTATTGATGCTGTGAATGATGGTGATGACTTCGGGTCAATCAATGAGTTTTATAAAGCGGATTCTACCTATTTGAAAAGGATTATTGAATTTGAGGCCGACTTCAATGCATTCAACCCTGAAGATGGCCGGATTCAGCATCAGCGCGTGCTCATCGAACTCAGGCCAAATATTATGATCCTTTATTATGACACGAAAAAGTTAATGGCTGATCAGCAACGGACCGGTTACAACTATAAACCTATAAACACATTCCGCTACAATGACGAAACCTATTCGCTTGGCATTACACCCGGAAATGTAAATCTAAATCCACGGGACGCTCAGCGAATTTCGAACAGAGTGGACAGCATCATGTATTTCAATCCGTTTGATGCAGACAACTACTTTATCAAGGGCACACTAAACTGGATGATCTTGAACTACAGCGAGGCACTTACAGCATTTGACCGTGTCATTGAACTGATGCCTGATTATGCAGAGGCCTTTTTCAACCGTGCCAACGTCCGTTTCGAGTTCATCGAGCATCAGTATTCGCTCGATCAAACCGATCCGACAATCATTCTTTTAATGGATGGATCAACTGTTACTCAAACTGAGCGCGAGCAGGAGATACCCGATTTTGGACCGGTGCTGGAAGATTATAACAGGGTAATCGAACTGAACCCGGGTATGAGTTTTGCCTATTACAACCGTGGAAATATCAAAAACAGGATGCGCGACTTCGACGGCGCCATAAAAGACTATACTATCGCCACCGCCCTGAACCCTGAATTCGCGGAAGCTTTTTATAATCGTGCGCTGACACTGATTTACCAGAAACAAAACCATGAGGCCTGCTTCGACCTGAGTAAAGCCGGTGAACTGGGTATTCCAGAAGCCTATAACGTGATAAAACGGTACTGTAAAGACTGA